GCAGCTTGGGATGGTGATCGCCTAACGGGTTGTGGCTGATGGCCGGCGCGATAAAGTCGCAGGGGATCAGCAGGGTGCCCTGGTGGATCAACTGGTAAAAGGCGTGCTGGCCGTTGGTGCCGGGCTCGCCCCAGATGACGGGCCCGGTGGCGTAGGTTACTTTTTTGCCGGTGCGGTCCATCGACTTGCCGTTGCTTTCCATATTCCCCTGTTGGAAGTAGGCGGAGAAACGGTGCATGTATTGGTCGTACGGCAGAATGGCTTCCGTTTGGGCGCCAAAAAAGTTGGTGTACCAAAGACCGACGAGCGCCATGACGACGGGAATATTTTGCGCAAAGTGTGTATGACGGAAGTGGTTGTCCGTCGAATGCGCGCCTTTGAGGAGGCTTTCGAAATTGTTGTAGCCGACCATCAGGGCAATGGACAAACCAATGGCGCTCCATAAGGAGTAACGGCCGCCAACCCAATCCCAGAACTCGAACATATTCGCGGTGTCGATCCCAAAAGCGGCCACGGCCTTGGCGTTGGTGGACAGGGCGGCAAAGTGTTTGGCGACGAAGGCTTCGTCTTTGGCATAGCTGAGAAACCAGTCGCGGGCGCTGAGCGCGTTGGTCATGGTTTCCTGGGTGGTGAAGGTTTTGGAGGCGATCAGGAAAAGCGTTTCTTCGGGGTTGACCACCTTTAGCGTTTCGGCGATGTGGGTGCCGTCGACGTTCGATACGAAGTGCGCGTCCATCCCTTTGACCCAGTAGGGGCGCAAGGCTTCGGTGACCATCAACGGACCGAGGTCGCTGCCGCCGATACCGATGTTGACGATGGTTTTGATGGGCTTGCCGGTATATCCTTTCCAGGCACCACTGTGGATCGCTTCGCAGAAGTTTTTCATCTGCGCCAGGACGCGTTGTACGTCGGGCATGACATCTTTCCCGTCGGACAATACGGGTTTGCCGGAAAAGTTCCTCAGTGCGGTGTGCAGGACCGAACGGTCCTCGGTATGGTTTATTTTGTCCCCGGTGAACATGGCTTCGATGCCGTCCTTGACCTTACACTCGGCCGCCAGCCCCTGTAACAGCTCCAGCGTTTTGTCCGTGACCAGGTTTTTGGAGTAGTCCAGCAGGATATCTTCGTGTTGCAGGGTGTACTTCGGGAAACGCTCATGATCTTTTGCAAAAAGATCCCGGAGGTGGGCGTCCTTCATTTCGCCAGCGTGGGCGGCCAGGGCTTTCCAGGCCGCGGTCGTCGTGGGATTAATCGTGTGTAGCATTATGGAAAAGTTTATAGGTATCTTCTTTGTCTTTCTGTAACTGTGTCTTCAGGGCATCGAGGCCATTGAAACGTTGCTCCGGCCGGAGATACGCGGCGAGGTGGATGCGGAGCGTCTTCCCATACAGGTCGCCCTGGTAGTCCAGCAGGTGGACTTCGATCACGCGGCGGGTGCCGCCGACGGTGGGGCGGATGCCGATGTTCATCATGCCCGTGAGACCGGCGTCCACGCGAACGGCATACACGCCATGAGCAGGTATGAGCTTTTCCTCATCTTCGACCTCGATATTTGCGGTAGGGAACCCCAACGTGCGCCCCAACTGCTGTCCGAGAACCACGCGCCCCTCAAAAAAGTAAGGATACCCCAACAAATCCGCCGCCAGCTCCGGCCGGCCCGACAGCAGCGCCTCGCGGATCCGCGTGGAGCTTACCTTGAGCAGGTCCAGCACGCGTTCGGGGATCTCGCGCACCCGGAAGCCATAAACGGGCCCCTTGGCTTCGAGCAGGCGGAAGTCTCCGCTCCGGTTGTTGCCAAAACGGTGGTCGTAGCCGATGATGATGGTATGGGGTTGGAAGTAACGGACGAGGAATTGTTCGATATAATCTTCAGCGCTGAGCTGGGAGAATTCCCGGGTAAAGGGGATGACCACCAGGTGGTCTATGCCCTGGGCATCGAGCAGCCCGATTTTTTCGGACAAGGTGCTGAGCAGGGCGATGCGTTCGTCCGAAGACCGGACGACCTGGCGCGGATGCGGATGGAAGGTAAGGATGACCGTTTCGCCCCCGGTTTCCCGGGCGACCGCTTTCATGGAGGCGATGATCTCCTGGTGCCCCTTGTGCACTCCGTCAAATGTGCCGATGGTGATGACTGCGTTTCTGAATCCGGGTAAAAGGTCAAGGGCGCTATGTACCTGCATAGATGACAAAGTCTCGCGCGAAGCTACGGGGAATTTGCGGTATCTTGACACTATGGTTTCAAGAAACATACCCGTCAAAGACATGACCGTCGGGGCGTATTTCCGGTCCCTGACCGTGCTGCATGCGGCGTTGCTCGCCGGTCAGTTGCTGTTTGCCTGTATACTTTTTGTCGTCGTGAGACAACAGGTGCGGCGCATGGTTGTTGCGCTGCCCGTGAATCCCTGGTTGTACGTTGCCCTGGGGGTAACCTTTGCGGTGCTGGCGGCCGCGCACTTCGTATACCGCTCGCGGGTGGATCGCGCCCGGGAAAAAGAAACCCTGGCGGACCAGCTCACCGCCTACAGGACCGCCTTTGCGGGGAGGGATATGGCCCTGAATTCCCTGTCGACCGTCGGCAACATATTGTTTTTCCTTTGCGGGAACACCGACTATATCGCCATCACGGGGATGGCTGTCCTGATATTTGCCGTCTGGTGGCCGACAAAAGCAAAAGTAAAGGACGTCCTGGGCCTGGAAGGCCTGGACAACCCGGACGCACTCATCGGAGGTTCCTGAGGAATTCCTCGTAGCCAAGACTGAATTGCTCCAGGATACGGGCGGCCCGGTTTCGTTTGTGCCGGAGCAGGGCCAGGACCAGGTGTTCGGGTTCGATCAGGGCGGACTGTAATGACCGGGCTTCGCGTTCTGCCCTTTCCAGGACCTTTGTCGCGGTGCGGGAAAGGGGCAGGCGGAGGTCGGGTTTGCGGCGGGAGTGTCCGCGGAGCAGCGAAGCGCTCTCGGCTTCTTTCCAAAGTTTATCCAGGTCGATGTGGGCATGGCGGAAGGAGGTCAGCGCGTAGTTGTTCCCCTGGCGGATCAGTCCCAGGAGAAGATGTTCGGTATCAAGCGTATGGTCATCGAGCCTTATGGCCTCTTCGCTGGCAAAGGACAACACTTCCTTGGCCCGCGCGGAGAATGGGTTGGGCATATTCATAGAGTTTGGACCGTACAAGATACCCATAACCCCCTGAGGAATACTTTAATGGCTTGTTAACGGGGCAAACGAAATTTTTTAAGTAATTGATTTTCAATAATGTTGTGGGCTATCGTTGTCTTGGGTCTGGGGGCCATTACCGGGATCCTTTTGCTAAATGCCGGGCGGAAAAAAAGAAGAGGCACCTCCCTGCCACCGGGTTTCCGGGCGCTCCTGGAAACCCATGTCGGTTTTTACCGGGCCCTGGACCCGGCCGAACGGGACCGCTTCGCCCGCCGGGCGGAGGCCTTTGCCCGGGAAGCCCGGATCCATGGGGTAAAGATCGAACTGGAGGACGTGGACAAAGTCCTGGTGGCGGCCAGCTCGGTCATCCCCGTCTTTGGCTTTACCGAGTGGGACTATACCAACCTGAGCGACGTCCTTTTGTATGAAGGCGCCTTTGACGCCCAGCACTTCGCGGGCCCGGACAACCGCCACAACGTCCTGGGGATGGTGGGCTCCGGCGCCATGGAGCGCGTCATGATCCTTTCCCGGCCCGCGCTCAGGGAGGGCTTTGCGCAGGTAGCGGCGCCCTTTAACACCGGTATCCACGAGTTCGTGCACCTCGTCGACAAGTCCGACGGCGCGGTTGACGGTATTCCCGAATCGTTGCTGGGGGCCTCGGTGGAGGCCTGGACCCAGTTGCTTCACGCCTATCTCGGACCGGTCCGTTCAGGACATACAGACATCAACACGTATGGGGGCACCAACGGGGCAGAATTCCTCGCGGTCGTCAGTGAATACTTTTTCAAAAGGCCGGACCTCATGGAGGAGCGGCATCCTGACCTTTATGCGATGCTGTCGCATATTTTTCAACAGCGGCCGCGCCTCGACCCGCGGGTAGCCGAAGCGGCCGCGGCGCCCCAGGGTGGCCCGGCACCGGAGATTTAACAGGATTTTTTCAAGCGGAGCTATATCTTAACAAACATGCTCCGCAACTACCTAAAGACCGCCCTCCGGTCCCTGCGCAAAACCCCCGTCCTTTCGCTGGTCAACATCGTGGGGCTCGCCGCAGGCCTCACTTTTCTTTTCCTTATCGGCGCCTATATCTGGGGCGAGTGGCGGGTCAATGCGGATATGCCGGACCGGTTGTATATCCTCCGCGCTGCGCTGAAAGACCCAAGCTCGGGTCTGGACTTTACCGTCCCGGGGCCTGTCGCGCCGGCACTGCACGAACAATACCCCCAACTGGTGACGGATTTTTATCACCACGATGCGATCATGTCCATCGTATCGAGGGGGGACAACCACTATACGGAGGGGCTGCAGATCGGGGACCCCAGCTTCCTGACATTGTTTGGATTCCAACTGTTGTATGGAGATGCCCGGACCGCCCTGGACGCGCCGGATAAGCTGGTCCTGACCGGGGACATGGCCATGAAGTATTTCGGACGGAGAAACGTGGTAGGGGAGCGGCTGTCGGTCCAATCCTTTTCCGGGGGAAAACGGGATTTTACCATAGGGGGTGTGCTGAAGGAACCCCCGTACAATACGATAAATTACTATACCACCGCCAATGAAGGGAATCACTTTTTCCTGCCGGCTTCTTCCCTGAAGTTCTTTAACAGGGACCTGGCTTTTGCCAACTGGAACGTTCCCTATATCATCAGCTATGTCCGCCTGGCCCCCGGGGTACGCCCGGAACAGCTCCAGGCCCCCATACAGCAGTTGTTGGACGCCAACCTGACGCCCGATCTGCGGGCGAAAATGCACATTTACCTTACCCCGGTCCACGACTATTACCTGCAAGAGGCGAAGGGGGTGACCCTGAAGATGATTCGTGCTTTAACCCTCGTGGCACTTTTTATCCTGCTCATGGCCGTGATCAATTTTGTCAACATGACCCTGGGCAACTCGATGACCCGTCTAAGGGAGATTGGGATGCGGAAGGTGCTTGGAGGGCGCAAAGGACAACTGGTCACCCAGTTTCTTTCAGAGTCGGTGCTGACCGTAGCCCTGGCCGTTGTCCTGGCCATGGCGGGCTACGCACTGGCGGCGCCTGGTTTCAGCGGTATGCTGAACCGGCCCCTCCCATCCATAGCGTCATTGGCAATAAACGCCTGGTGGATCCCCCCGGTGCTGACCCTGGGGATCGGCTGTCTGGCAGGGTTGTACCCGGCGCTCGCGCTGTCGGCGCAGTCGTCGATATGCTCGCTCAAGGGCAAGCTCAAGGGGCTGGGAGACAAGCGCATGTTGCGGTACACGCTCCTGACGCTGCAATTCGTATCCGCGATTGTCGTTTTTGTCGGCGCCCTCACCATCCGGGCCCAGATCGCTTTTTTCTTTCATACCGACCTGGGGTATCAAAAAGACCGAATCGTTTCGGTGACCCTCCCCAGGGACTGGTCGTTCGCGGGCGTACAGCGGGTGGAGTCTAAGCGGGACATCCTTGCGCGTCACCCGGAAGTGGAAGACGCGGCCGTCTCCTTCGAAGTGCCGAATGGGAACGCGGGTGGTGGTTTCCAAATGTACCGGGCCGGCGAGGATTCCACCACGGCGGTTGCCGGTCCCGCCCTGGTCGTGGACGAACACTATGCCGATACCTATCACCTCCGGGTGGTGGCGGGGCATTTTTTTCAAACGCCGGTCGATTCCACACAGTTTATATTGAACGAATCCGCCGTGAAAGCCCTGGGCTTTACAAGTCCCGGCGACGCCATCGGCCGGCAGGTACGCATTTACGGGTCCCAGGCGCTTTATACCGTTGGGGCGGTGGTGAAGGATTTTCATTTCGGCTCGATGCGGGATGCCGAAGGGCCGTTGTATATGTCACACCTACGCTTTGCCCAGGTCTACCGGTATTTGTCCCTTCGGTTGCGCCCGGGGGATCTCCCGGCGCAGATCGAGGCCCTGAACCGCCAGTGGGTACAGCTTTTCCCCGAGTCCCCCTTCGACTACCGCTTCCTGGATGATACCCTGAAGAAAATGTACGACATCGAGCTCCGCATGGACAGGGCCGCCCGGGCCGCCACCGTGGTGTCCCTGGTCATCGTCTTGCTGGGTATTTTCGGGATCGTCTCCATGGCGTTGGTCCGGCGCACCAGGGAAGTGGGCATCCGCAAGGTGCTGGGCGCGACCATCCCCCAATTGATCGGTTTGTTCACCCGGGAGTTCCTTTGGCTGGTCTTGCTGGCGAACGTCATCGCCTGGCCGGTGGCCTATCTCCTGTTGCGCCACTGGCTGGACCAGTATGTGTACCGGATCGACCTGACGCCGCTACCGTTCGTCACAGCGGGCGCCGGGATGGCGTTGACCGTGGCCCTGCTCATCGCCGCCCGCGCGTTTGCCACGGCCAGCGCAAACCCTGTACAGAGCCTGAGAACGGAATAATTGCCTTACCTTCGCGCCTTAACAAACGTCCCATGTCTCTATACCAGCAAAGAGGAGTTTCCGCCCAGAAGGAAGAAGTGCATGCCGCCACCGCGGCCCTGGACAAAGGGCTTTTTCCCCACGCCTTTTGCAAGGTATACCCCGACTATCTGGGTGGAGACGACCAATGGATCAACGTCATGCACGCCGATGGGGCCGGGACCAAAAGCATCCTGGCCTATCTGTATTGGAAGGAAACGGGCGACCTGGACGTATGGAAGGGCATTGCCCAGGACGCCATCGTCATGAACATCGACGATTTGTTGTGTGTCGGGATCCATGATCAATTTCTTTTTTCCTCCACCATCGACCGGAACAAAACCATGATCCCCGGAGAAGTGCTCCAGGCGATCATCCACGGGACCCAGGCGTTTTTTGACCAAATGAGCGACTATGGCGTCAACATCCGGTTTATGGGCGGGGAGACCGCAGACGTGGGGGACGTCGTCCGCACCATCGCCGTCAACGGGACCATGACGGCGCGCTGGCCTCTTCACGCCACGATCACCAACGAACACATCCAACCCGGGGACGTTATCGTAGGGCTGGCGAGCTTCGGGCGTTGTGCCTATGAGCAGGTATATAACAGCGGAATCGGCTCCAACGGGCTGACCAGCGCCCGCCACGACGCGCTGGCCAAATACTACGCCGACCAATACCCGGAAACCTACGATCCCTCCCTGGCCCGGGAGGTCGTCTATATCGGCGCCCACCGCATGACCGACCTGGTGGGGGTTTCCCACGGGGGCATCCTCGAACAGATCCCCGTCGGCAAATTGCTGCTCAGCCCCACGCGCACCTACCTGCCGTTGATGCAGGAGGTCCTCAAAAACCATTTCCACGCCATCCACGGGTTGATCCACAACAGCGGGGGCGGGTTGACAAAGGTCCTCAAATACGTAGGGGACAACGTACGCATCATCAAGGACAACCTCTTCGATCCGCCGCCCGTTTTCCCGCTGCTCCAGGCCGCGTCCGGGGCCGACGCCCGGGAGATGTCGCAGGTGTTCAACATGGGGCAGCGGCTGGAAATTTATACTTCTTCGAAAGACGCCCCGCTTTTTCTTGATGCCGCGGCCCGCTATGGCATCGAGGCCCGGGTGATCGGGCGCGTCGAGGCCGCCTCCAAAAAGGAGCTCGTGATCCGCCGGGGGGAAGAAAGCATCGTTTTCTAGGATTTTCTGTAGTTTTTCCGTTGCCGGTCTTCCCCGGTCTTCCACATGGAAACGCGTGATCGCCGGAACGCGCTAAAGCCGCGCCTTCTCCTCTTCCACGCCGGTCTTATGCTCCGTGGTTTTGATTTCTTTTCGCCCCAACGAATACGAAAACGTCAGCGATACCGCCGGGTGGTGGAAGTCGTTGCGGAAGTGCGCCACCGCGTTGCTCAGGTAGATGGTCCGCGCGTTGATCCAGGTGTGCAGCACGTCGATCCCCTGAAGGGTCACGGCGCCTTTGTCACCCCAACATTTTTTGCGCAAGGCCAGGTCAAGGTGGCCGTATGGCCGGATGACCCACTGGGCGACCAGGAGGTTCGACAAATAAAACCCGCTGGCCTCGGCGCTCCAGCCCTTGCCCCAACTGTACCGGGTGTTCCCGGACACCTGAACGAACCCAAGGCTTTTGTTAAGGAGTGTACTATCGGGTAGGGCGGACCGGTAGTGGTGTATCCCGCCCTCCGTGTGCAGGTTGACCGTCCAGTGCGCGGTCAGGGGTGTGGCAACATCCAGGGCCAGACGGGTAACCACCGCGCGGTCCATGTTGATGGCGTAGTAATAAAACGTGTTCCCTTCCGCGATAAAGACCTGGTGAATCTCCCCGCGGTTGGTGGAATAACCGGCCGTCAGGGTATACCGGCTCCGGTAGGTATAGGCGGCTTCCAGGTTTTGCGAAAAGGCGGGCTGTAGCGCGGTGTTCCCGCTGAAATAGCTGTTGCGGTCGAAATAGAACCGGGAAGGATTGAGGTCGCCGTAGCCCGGGCGGTCGATCCGGCGGGAATAGGCGAGGGATAAGACGCCCCCGATGAGGGCGTGCACGGAGGGAAAAAGATTGACATAGTCGAGCCGGAACGATGAATCCGGGCTTTTCCCTTTCCCCCAGGTATTTTCCATCCGCAGCCCTGCCTGAAGCGCCAGACCTTTGGTTTCGCGCCGGAGCGTCACATAAGCGGAGCGGATCTGTTCGTCGTAACGAAAGGTATTGTTCAAAGCCGTGTCAGGGGTAAGCGCCGGGGGTGTCCCGTCTGTATAGATCCCCTGATTTTGCCGGATGGAATAGGTTTCCTGGGCACCTGCTTCCAGGTACAGGTGTTGCCCGAACTTATCCGTATAATCGGCCTTCAGGCCGTAAATGGCCGCCGTAAACGGTTGCTGGTCGATCAGCTCATAGATGTCGGAAACCTGGCCCCCCGGGAGGGTGGTGGTGGAGACTTCATCCTGGAAGGCCGTGCTGTGGTCATAGACAAAATCGGCATCCGCGGAAAGGCTGCGCCCCTCGTGTGTCCAGTCGTGGCGCACGTGCGCGTTGGCGCTGACGTCCGCGGACTGGTTGTGGTAATGGCTGCGGATGTCCGTCAACGAATCGGTCTTGCCCGTCGCGTCCAAAAAGCCGTCCTGGTAATGGCCGAGTTCATGATAAGGACCGACCTCCCCGTTGCAAAGCGCGCCCCAGGACGTATGCCGTCCTTTGTGTTCCACGCTGGCCCCGTAGCTGATGTTTTGGGCCCAGCTATCCTCGACGATATCCTGGTTGTCCGTATCCCCGGAATCAAACAACCGGCGGTACCGGTCACTGACAAAGTAGTTGCGGTTGTATACATAACCCGCGCGGGCCGTTATTTGCCAAGGGCCTTCCTGTCCGTTGACGTCTATACTCTGGCTGACGTGCGGAAAAAGGCTTTGGGTATAGTTGGAGGTCAGCTGCGCGTGGAAACCGTTGCGTTCCGCCCGTTTTGTCCGCAGGATGATGATGCCGCTGCCCGAAGCGGGGTAACGCGCCGGGGGATTGGGCAGGAGCTCGATCTGGGCGAGGGTGGAGGCGGGCAGGGACTTCAGGTAATTGACCAGGTCCGTCCCTTCCAGGTAGGTCGGGCGGTCGTCGATCATGACGAGCACCCCGCTTTTGCCGTTGAGGGTAATGGTGCCGTCTTCATCGACCAGGACACCCGGCGTGTTTTCCAGGACCTGCCAGGCCTGGCCGCCCGTATTGGCCAGCAGGGCGTCCACGTGAACGATGGTGCGGTCTAGTTTTTTTTCCAACAGCGGACGCTGACCGAGGATGCGGACCTCCCGGAGGGTATCCACCCGGGTCTTTTGAGCCAAAAGGGGAACGGGCAGGCATAGCAGGCCCGCAAAAAACGATTTTCTCATTCAGGATGTGTTATTATTGGCTTCCGCCCTGGATCTGTAAGGTTTTGCCGCCACGGCCATTCGCATAATCCGCCAGGGATTCCAGGATGGCGCGGGCGATTTTGTCCTGGTTCGCAGGTTTGCTGATAAACGCCCTGTCCTTTGGATTGCTGATGTACCCGCATTCGATGAGTGCGGCCGGGCAGACGTTTCTGTCCAGGACGCCGATGTGTTCCTCATGGGTGCGCAATACTTTTTCCGTCGGATAGATCCGGCCCAGGTGTCCGGCCAGCAGCGACCCCAGCAAGGCGCTGGAATCGGCAAAACGGTTGCGGACGGAAATGAAATTTTTTATCCCTGTTTCCCCCGGCGAGGACAGGTTGACGTGGATGGACACAAAAGCGTCGGCTTTGTGTCTGCCGGCAAAAAGGATACGGTCCTCGATGTCGACAAGGCTGTCTCCCGGCCTGGATTCCAGGATGTTCACCCCGTACCCCGGGGCCAGCCGGGCCACTGCCCGGGCGATGTCCAGGGTGATGTTTTTTTCGAGGAGACCGCCCCCGGGCGCCCCCGGGTCCAATCCCCCGTGACCGGCGTCGATCACGAC
This region of Dinghuibacter silviterrae genomic DNA includes:
- the pgi gene encoding glucose-6-phosphate isomerase, which encodes MLHTINPTTTAAWKALAAHAGEMKDAHLRDLFAKDHERFPKYTLQHEDILLDYSKNLVTDKTLELLQGLAAECKVKDGIEAMFTGDKINHTEDRSVLHTALRNFSGKPVLSDGKDVMPDVQRVLAQMKNFCEAIHSGAWKGYTGKPIKTIVNIGIGGSDLGPLMVTEALRPYWVKGMDAHFVSNVDGTHIAETLKVVNPEETLFLIASKTFTTQETMTNALSARDWFLSYAKDEAFVAKHFAALSTNAKAVAAFGIDTANMFEFWDWVGGRYSLWSAIGLSIALMVGYNNFESLLKGAHSTDNHFRHTHFAQNIPVVMALVGLWYTNFFGAQTEAILPYDQYMHRFSAYFQQGNMESNGKSMDRTGKKVTYATGPVIWGEPGTNGQHAFYQLIHQGTLLIPCDFIAPAISHNPLGDHHPKLLSNFFAQTEALMNGKTEAEVKAEGKTPDASLIPFKLFSGSRPTNSFLIKEITPYTLGQLIALYEHKIFVQGVIWNIFTFDQWGVELGKQLAGKILPELTGDEPVTAHDASTNGLINAYKKWRKA
- a CDS encoding bifunctional riboflavin kinase/FAD synthetase, with the protein product MQVHSALDLLPGFRNAVITIGTFDGVHKGHQEIIASMKAVARETGGETVILTFHPHPRQVVRSSDERIALLSTLSEKIGLLDAQGIDHLVVIPFTREFSQLSAEDYIEQFLVRYFQPHTIIIGYDHRFGNNRSGDFRLLEAKGPVYGFRVREIPERVLDLLKVSSTRIREALLSGRPELAADLLGYPYFFEGRVVLGQQLGRTLGFPTANIEVEDEEKLIPAHGVYAVRVDAGLTGMMNIGIRPTVGGTRRVIEVHLLDYQGDLYGKTLRIHLAAYLRPEQRFNGLDALKTQLQKDKEDTYKLFHNATHD
- a CDS encoding Clp protease N-terminal domain-containing protein; the encoded protein is MPNPFSARAKEVLSFASEEAIRLDDHTLDTEHLLLGLIRQGNNYALTSFRHAHIDLDKLWKEAESASLLRGHSRRKPDLRLPLSRTATKVLERAEREARSLQSALIEPEHLVLALLRHKRNRAARILEQFSLGYEEFLRNLR
- a CDS encoding M90 family metallopeptidase — protein: MLWAIVVLGLGAITGILLLNAGRKKRRGTSLPPGFRALLETHVGFYRALDPAERDRFARRAEAFAREARIHGVKIELEDVDKVLVAASSVIPVFGFTEWDYTNLSDVLLYEGAFDAQHFAGPDNRHNVLGMVGSGAMERVMILSRPALREGFAQVAAPFNTGIHEFVHLVDKSDGAVDGIPESLLGASVEAWTQLLHAYLGPVRSGHTDINTYGGTNGAEFLAVVSEYFFKRPDLMEERHPDLYAMLSHIFQQRPRLDPRVAEAAAAPQGGPAPEI
- a CDS encoding ABC transporter permease — protein: MLRNYLKTALRSLRKTPVLSLVNIVGLAAGLTFLFLIGAYIWGEWRVNADMPDRLYILRAALKDPSSGLDFTVPGPVAPALHEQYPQLVTDFYHHDAIMSIVSRGDNHYTEGLQIGDPSFLTLFGFQLLYGDARTALDAPDKLVLTGDMAMKYFGRRNVVGERLSVQSFSGGKRDFTIGGVLKEPPYNTINYYTTANEGNHFFLPASSLKFFNRDLAFANWNVPYIISYVRLAPGVRPEQLQAPIQQLLDANLTPDLRAKMHIYLTPVHDYYLQEAKGVTLKMIRALTLVALFILLMAVINFVNMTLGNSMTRLREIGMRKVLGGRKGQLVTQFLSESVLTVALAVVLAMAGYALAAPGFSGMLNRPLPSIASLAINAWWIPPVLTLGIGCLAGLYPALALSAQSSICSLKGKLKGLGDKRMLRYTLLTLQFVSAIVVFVGALTIRAQIAFFFHTDLGYQKDRIVSVTLPRDWSFAGVQRVESKRDILARHPEVEDAAVSFEVPNGNAGGGFQMYRAGEDSTTAVAGPALVVDEHYADTYHLRVVAGHFFQTPVDSTQFILNESAVKALGFTSPGDAIGRQVRIYGSQALYTVGAVVKDFHFGSMRDAEGPLYMSHLRFAQVYRYLSLRLRPGDLPAQIEALNRQWVQLFPESPFDYRFLDDTLKKMYDIELRMDRAARAATVVSLVIVLLGIFGIVSMALVRRTREVGIRKVLGATIPQLIGLFTREFLWLVLLANVIAWPVAYLLLRHWLDQYVYRIDLTPLPFVTAGAGMALTVALLIAARAFATASANPVQSLRTE
- a CDS encoding AIR synthase-related protein, with translation MSLYQQRGVSAQKEEVHAATAALDKGLFPHAFCKVYPDYLGGDDQWINVMHADGAGTKSILAYLYWKETGDLDVWKGIAQDAIVMNIDDLLCVGIHDQFLFSSTIDRNKTMIPGEVLQAIIHGTQAFFDQMSDYGVNIRFMGGETADVGDVVRTIAVNGTMTARWPLHATITNEHIQPGDVIVGLASFGRCAYEQVYNSGIGSNGLTSARHDALAKYYADQYPETYDPSLAREVVYIGAHRMTDLVGVSHGGILEQIPVGKLLLSPTRTYLPLMQEVLKNHFHAIHGLIHNSGGGLTKVLKYVGDNVRIIKDNLFDPPPVFPLLQAASGADAREMSQVFNMGQRLEIYTSSKDAPLFLDAAARYGIEARVIGRVEAASKKELVIRRGEESIVF
- a CDS encoding outer membrane beta-barrel family protein, with the translated sequence MRKSFFAGLLCLPVPLLAQKTRVDTLREVRILGQRPLLEKKLDRTIVHVDALLANTGGQAWQVLENTPGVLVDEDGTITLNGKSGVLVMIDDRPTYLEGTDLVNYLKSLPASTLAQIELLPNPPARYPASGSGIIILRTKRAERNGFHAQLTSNYTQSLFPHVSQSIDVNGQEGPWQITARAGYVYNRNYFVSDRYRRLFDSGDTDNQDIVEDSWAQNISYGASVEHKGRHTSWGALCNGEVGPYHELGHYQDGFLDATGKTDSLTDIRSHYHNQSADVSANAHVRHDWTHEGRSLSADADFVYDHSTAFQDEVSTTTLPGGQVSDIYELIDQQPFTAAIYGLKADYTDKFGQHLYLEAGAQETYSIRQNQGIYTDGTPPALTPDTALNNTFRYDEQIRSAYVTLRRETKGLALQAGLRMENTWGKGKSPDSSFRLDYVNLFPSVHALIGGVLSLAYSRRIDRPGYGDLNPSRFYFDRNSYFSGNTALQPAFSQNLEAAYTYRSRYTLTAGYSTNRGEIHQVFIAEGNTFYYYAINMDRAVVTRLALDVATPLTAHWTVNLHTEGGIHHYRSALPDSTLLNKSLGFVQVSGNTRYSWGKGWSAEASGFYLSNLLVAQWVIRPYGHLDLALRKKCWGDKGAVTLQGIDVLHTWINARTIYLSNAVAHFRNDFHHPAVSLTFSYSLGRKEIKTTEHKTGVEEEKARL